The following coding sequences lie in one Apus apus isolate bApuApu2 chromosome 16, bApuApu2.pri.cur, whole genome shotgun sequence genomic window:
- the LOC127391466 gene encoding PHD finger protein 7-like → MELRSGRRLMPLENTGASCGPPQPKRRRQDPNEKVCRLCQRADADPMVVGELCRQDRLSVHENCLYHASGLTQRGADDEGFYGFLLPDIQQEIKRVATKRCCFCHQPGASVTCRGRLHRSSGWSHRRRCSRTFHFPCGREGECISQFFGEYKSFCSKHRPVQRLRGMQQHRTPCLFCLEPVSEQPCFDTLVCPACASAWLHRSCIQAMALSSGLRLFRCPHCRDTEQFLPEMLRLGIKIPNREASWELEIFEDFGPGQPERPGTLAFQDFEDHQPFDNI, encoded by the exons ATGGAGCTACGGTCAGGGCGCCGCCTGATGCCTCTGGAGAACACGGGAGCCTCCTGTGGGCCTCCCCAGCCCAAGAGGAGGCGTCAAGACCCCAATGAGAAAG tgtgcaggctgtgccagagAGCAGATGCAGACCCCATGGTGGTTGGAGAGTTATGTCGTCAGGACAGGCTCTCTGTCCATGAGAACTGCCTG TACCATGCCAGTGGGCTGACCCAGAGGGGAGCTGACGACGAGGGCTTCTACGGCTTTCTCCTCCCTGACATCCAACAGGAGATAAAGCGGGTGGCAACGAAG AGGTGCTGCTTCTGCCACCAGCCGGGCGCCTCGGTCACCTGCCGGGGTCGGCTGCATCGCTCATCCGGCTGGAGCCACAGGCGCCGCTGCTCCCGCACCTTCCATTTCCcctgtgggagggagggagagtgCATCTCCCAGTTCTTTGGGGAGTACAA GTCCTTCTGCTCGAAGCACCGGCCGGTACAGCGGCTGCGGGGAATGCAGCAGCACCGGACCCCCTGCCTCTTCTGCCTGGAGCCAGTGTCGGAGCAGCCCTGTTTTGACACCCTGGTGTGTCCTGCCTGCGCCAGCGCCTGGCTCCACCGCAGCTGTATCCAG GCAATGGCGCTGAGCTCAGGCCTGCGCCTCTTCCGCTGCCCGCACTGCCGAGACACGGAGCAGTTCCTGCCCGAGATGTTGCGGCTGGGGATAAAAATCCCCAACAG AGAAGCTTCCTGGGAGCTTGAGATCTTTGAGGACTTTGGCCCAGGACAACCAGAGCGTCCAGGAACTTTGGCCTTCCAGGATTTTGAAGATCACCAGCCCTTCGACAACATCTAG